TATGTCGATCAAATGCTTTACATAGTTTTTCATATATGTATTGCTACCAATGGTATCCTGAATCGGACCTTTCTTAACATTAAGCTTTTTAGGGGTTTTGATTATAATGTTATTACCGATAACAGAATTCTTGTTATTGTTTGCATATACAGCATAGCTATCGCCTCCTTTATTTCCCGGTGAGAGCTGTGGATAATGCTGTGCGAATACCTTGTCATCAGACACAATTAGTCCGATAATATCCTCCCAAAAGAGTATATCTACTGAGAACAAACCTTTTTCATTATGCTGGGAGTTTAGAATATTTACTTTTTCCTGTAGTTCTGCATTTCTGCTGGTTGATGTAGCAATAAAGTAATGCTTTAACCCAGGTTTGAAGTTCTTAGCTTTTTCAATTTCTTTTTCAATCTGATCATAGGTTAATTTGGCAACTTTTTTACACTGAATTCCAATATAGTAAACCCTTTTATATTTTATATAAATATCAACTCCATGTTGAGTTTGTCCCACTCCTCCGAACAGAGTGATCATACAACCAGGCCAATTTATCCTTGAATAGCTTTCTACTAATCGTTCAAAGTCCTGCCAATTTTTAGGCTTTGGTATTTCCATATTATCAAATGTCGGCATTAGATCACCTTCCTTTATCACAACCCTAAATACTTTATATCATTTTTTGTTATCAGTCTTACCATTGTCTTTTTTTACTTGCATCAACGCTGATAACATCGCATTAACACATGCAGGACTCTCGTTGTTTCAGGTCAAGCGGATTGAGTGTGTATTACTCCAAATTGTAATTACAATTTGGAACCGTAACAATCTGTTTGATATTTTACTTAAGAATCTTGAATGATAACTTGCCCACTACTGTTTTCTGGCTGCGAGGCTATAATATATTTTTTCAACCACTCATATTTTTGAATAATGCTTTCACATCTTCTTTTCATATCACTATCCTCAGTGCTTTCTTTAATAACTAACTGTTTTCTTATCTCCTCATCAGACAAGCATGTCAGTTCATCCAGCAATAAGCAGCCTTCTAAATAATTGTGCCCTTGCTTGATACTATTAAAGTAATTCAGATAATATTGTCCATCATCATCAGTAGCAATAATTTTTCCGTTTGTTTGGTATATAATTGATTTAAAATCTTCTGGAACTTTATTTATCAAGTCACTAATAAATGCCGAAACCTGTTCTACAACAAAGCTATCAACCACTACACGAGGAAACTTAGCAATTTTACTTTCCAAATAATACGCCTTATTTATTGCTGGACCAAATAAAAGAGATCTGTTCTCCTCATAGTACACATCTCCATACGCAATCCCACCCCGACATATAAAGCGGCCTTTTAGCATTCGCTGAATTAGCTGTTCAGTATTATAAAGAGCTTGATGAAATAGATGCCCTATATCTTTTCTGGAATCGCTTATATTCTCTTTAAAGTCGTATATTATATAGGCGCAGTCAGAAAAAGTATATACATGACGTTGAGTGACTGTGTAATCTTTATCATTCTGTTGTTGTTTCTCCAGCTCACGATGAAACATTGAGTTTATTTTATAAAGTTCTTCAAAATTATCTCTATTTTGACTGCCCAATATATCCATAAAAATCACAAGCGCTTTATCGTAATGCTTGTCCATATACAACTACCTCCTATAATTCACCTAATAAACATTAGGTGTAGTTATCCTATTAACTCACCACCAATAGCTTCCGACTTTTTTCAGAGCCTTCTCATTTTCATTCTTTTCATGCTCCCGCACTCCAAACAATTCATCTTCTCTCGCTATTGTGGGATCAAACCAATCAGCTTTTTTCTTTGCCCAATCAATATATTCAATTGTTTTTTCATCCTGTATATCTGATTTTGGTTCCAATGCATTAATAAAAGCCCTGATTTTGCAAGCCATATCATAGTCTTGGGCCGCATTTATTAATTCAATAGTTTTATCAATTTCTTCATTATATCGGTCTTTACGTTCTTCACGAAGTCTTTTTTCTTCAGCTTCTTTCCTTTTGGCTTCCTCAAATGCTTCACGATTTTTTCGAATAACTTCAGACTCTTCATAAAGTTCTATCAACATATCACCAAGTCTGGATTCCACTTTTTCTTTGTCAGAATCTCTAAAATACCGGCTTTGACGAATACATATTCTTAATTTTCCATTGAAGCGGTAATCATATTTTCGAATATTAGGCTGACTTGCCCACCTATTGTGGCGCTTTGCATCCTCATAAACTATTAATTCCTGTGCTTCCTGTCTGGTGATCTCATGCTTAACTTCATCTTGGGCCTCAAATATTTCAATACTTACATGTTCATTTCTTATTGTAAGTGAAAGATCATCATTTATAGAACCACCCAACATCTCAATTTGTCGGTAAATTGTATCTAAAATACGATAAACCCTCGGTAAGGTTTCATTTGATATAACACCTGCCAGAAATGGTGGGTGATTTGTGTAGTTTTTAAAACCTTTTTGAACACCTTCCGGTTTTCTATCGTTTTTATTCCACTCTTTTACTTTAGAGTGATACGCTATAATTTTTTTATGTAATTTTGCATTTTCATCTGTTAGTTGAATTTGTTCCGCTGCAAGCAAAACTTTTTGACGTTCATTTTCCGTTAAAAAGGCAACTATCTGCTGAGGTACCACCGGTATTTTAACACCCTCAAAAGTTTTCAAACCAGTTTTTTCGGTAATCCCTTCCGCAGCGGGAAGCGGAGTCTTTTTTATTTTCTCTCCAGAGCGAATCCTTGCCCAGTATCCCCTCGGTGGCACTGGTACATTGAGTGACTTACAGACTTTATGGATTGCTACATCCGAAACACCATACTGAACCGCTACTTGAACTACTGGTTTCGCCCACACTTCATCATATAATTTCCCCCTGTTATATGTATTCCACTGGCCTGATACGGTACGATAAGACAGCTGATTATTATCATTTTCATTAATAAATTCATTCGCAGATTGTTCTTCTGCATCTTCAAGTTTCACTAGGATTTCAGGTTCTGAATTTATTTTCTCTGATACATTAATCTTTTCATTTTCACTCTTAACAACAGCAGATTTTGATGTAGAAATACGCTTAGAAAGCAGAGACTCAACATTAATCGGAAGTATCACTTGACTTTGTTCCGATACTGGTAATGGGATTTTTTCAACCAGCTTTCCGAAGCTCAATTTAGTCCAATATCCAGAAGGAGGAATAGGTACTTCTGTTTCCTTGCATAGCCTAAGCAGTTCAGTATAAGGAATATTATATTTCTTTGCAACACCAGATGCTGAGATTTCCCATATCTCATTATATAAAAATTCTCTGCCTATTTTGATAAATTGCTCCTCCAGCATAATATCCCTCTTTTCACAGATTGTCCAAACTAAGTACCTCATTCTTCCGCTTTAAACATCTTTTCAATATCCAGCGAAAATGCATATTCATATAGTTTCAGATCTCTTGTCCCGCATTTTCGCTTAATATAAAAAGCAAATCTTTTTTCATCTCTTCAAATTGAGCAATAATTGTATTAAGACTCTTTTCTATATTTTGAACCTGAACTTCAGATATTTTTCCATATTTATATGCAATCAACCTCTCCGCAATAATTTGGTAGCTCCAGCTATCAGAATACTTATCTTCATTGTGAATAGCAAATCCGATTGGCAGCAAATCATTTCTCATACCAATACTTACTGCCATTGGTGAGATACCAAGATATTCAGCTGCAATTTTACATGTTATTTTGGGAAATTTTCTTATTTCTTCATCTGTATATTTTTTTGCCATTTACCATCACCTCGAATCTTTAATATCACCTCTAATACTTCCCGTCTACAACCTGATTACTGATTTCATCAATTTCATTAAGAAATGCAAAGTTATCATTTAAATTCTTTTTGTATTGTTCTACATTTAAATTATATACTTTTGCATATTCGCTAACTCTTATGGTTCCAAGACTTAATACATTCGATATTATTCTTAATAAATGTGCCAGATCAAGTATTTGATCACCCTTTGCAGCATTATTCATTAATGCTCCTGATCTTTGCCTGAGACATTCTCCATCATAGTGAATCAAATGACTGGAAAATGAGTACGTATATAATGTAGTAGTTAATACCTCATATTTATTGTCTTTTACAATTAAATTTCCTAAAATATTTTTATAACTCCATTTTTGACTAAGTTCCTTTATCCTACTTTTTGAATACTTATCTTTTAACTCTTTTAATTCGTCTTCATCTAAAATACTAACTTGAAAAGGGTGTTTATCTACTCCTGATAATTTTAATATGCTCAAAGCCTCAACAGCTTTTCCATGATCACTTATTTTTTGCATTTCTGGAATTATGTCATAATATTCTTCTATCAAATCACTTTTCTTATCAAGATCATCTTGCATCATATAAATATATTTTATTGTTCCTTCAAATAAAGTCCTTAGTAGAATATCTGCTTCCCAAATAGCCCCATGACTAGTAAGCATTAATATGCTCTCTCCCGTTGCATATAACTGAGTAAAAAGCTCTGTTAATACCATCTGATTATATTTATTAATGTTAGCTTCCTTTTTATAGAATGGAGCTATACCAATTGTTAGATTTCTATATAACTCTATTGCTCTATAGGAAAATGTCAATGGAGCATTTATAATGCTATCACTCATCATTTAATCCTTTCATTCTGCATAAATTCTTTATCATCCGTTTATATTTCTAAAAAATTGTTAGTTTCATATTTTATAAAACCAACAATTTCTGTAAATATTTTGTTACAATAGTCTTCATCTTTTTGCATTTTCTTAATAACGCATTCCCATATAACTATAATTCTTATATTTTTGCTTAAGAGCTGTTGTATTATCTCTCTATCATGCAATTTATTTTTTTCAAGTTTAGGTATCCAAAAATCTACATTTGATTTCGGGGTATAGGCATATTTACAGTTATCATGCCTATGCCAGTAACATCCATGAATAAACAGAGCCACTTGCGCCTTAGAAAAAAACAGGTCAGGTTTTCCAGGTAAAGCTGTGAAATTGGCCCGATACCTGAACCCGTTTTTATATAGCAGAGATCTGACAAACATTTCTGGCTTTGTCTTATTGTTCTTTATTTTTGACATGTTACGGCTTCGTGCATTGGGAGATTTAATATCCATTTTACAACCTTTCAATACTTGATTTATACTTTAATCAGCATTGCTTGTCAGTATAAACATACACTATTTTCAGAAATGACCTTATTTTCTTTTCCGGCATTTCAGTAGATACACCAATTTCAACATTACCTTTCCTATATAATTAAAAAAGAGCACGATCATCCGTCAGTTCAAATGTCGCGCTCTCTCTTTTACGCAGTTTCTTTTGGGCAGACTTTTTCTACAATGGAATTCATTTCAGCTTTAAAATCAAAATCCGGTTGACCTTGACGAGCATAATATACAGAAAACCTATTCAATATACTTTTAACAAAATACTCCTGGATTTTAATGATAGGACGTTCAAATTCTGTAACGAACTCCGCAGGTGAAAAAGTTATTACTTTTCTAAAATTAATGTATCCACCACAAAACAGGCTATTTTCCGGTAGCCAATGATAATAGTCAGTATAGTTGTTCTTTATTGCATTTTCAATATTATCTTTTTTCTTATCACGCTTTTGTGCTTTATCAGCAACTTCCTGGTTAACTGAATCATGATTATCTATCTCACAAATAAGAATCCTGTCCGTTTTGATTTTTCCGCTGTGTACAGCAAGATCACAGGGAGGAGAAAGGACTATATAGTATTTTTCATCTTTATTCGAATGATAAATAGTTCCCGTTTTTATACCTTCAACCACAGGAGGCTTTATGTACATTTCTTCAGTGACATAAGCAGTTCCTTCGTTATCCATAAGTTCCTGGATATGAGAAATTGCATAGCGAAGGAGAACTTTTTCAGTATCAATACCTTGCTCCTTTTTTTCCTGCCATAGCGATATTTGTGGATACAAATTCATCCAAAAGATTTGATTCATAACCTTTTCAATAATGCCTGTCCCACCCAATACATTGAATAATCCTGTAGACGAGGCCCTATATAAAGACTTGATAATGTCCTCATATGAAGTCTCGCCTTTTTTATAAATGCGAATAGGTGAACCTTCTTCTAACTCTGTATCGGGAGTACCTGTCATAACAGCAACAGGTACTCGATATTTTTCAATTATTGCTCGAATAATTTGATTTCCATTATGGTCGCCATCTAACTTAATATCGACAATAACTCCATCATAATCATTTTTTAATTCAGCAATCCCTTTCTCATAGGACTCAGCTATACAAAGTTGAAAAGCATCTTCCCCAGCTTCAATATTCATTCTTTTCACAGTATCCTGGCAAGCTTCTGCATCTACTGCGGCATCTTCAATAAGTAAAAGTTTATACATCACAATACCCTCTCTATTCTGCGCTCACTTTAAAATGAGCACCTTTTTCGTCTTGTACTGCAGTGAGAGTTAAACCATTCCGAATTGCTGCTTCACCAGCTATGGATAATCCGAGGCCGGTACCGTTTGGTTTTGTAGTAAATTGCGGCTCAAAAATTACCCCACTTTCAAGCAGATCGTTATTAATACCTGGACCTGAATCGATATAGTCAATTACTAACTCTTTGCCAGATTTAATAGCAGTAATTATAATTTTTCGCTCTAAACATTTTTTCTCTACTATCCAAAAAATACTATTATCAAAAAGGTTTGCAAAAATAGTATATATATCTTGTTTCCAGCCACATAATTTTATATCTTCAGGGCATTGAACATCAATGATTATCTTCTCTTTGATACATTCACTTTCAAACACAGAAGCAACCCCATTCAATGCTTCAGCCAGAGAAAATTCCGACTTGGTTTCACGCCTCTTGGCCGATAATGGGTCTAACCGACCAAATAAACCTACAAATACAGAAGCATTATCAGTAATACCTGTTGTTAGTTTAATTATCTCTGCCACCGAACCCTGATCTTTATTCTGCTCAAATCTGTTACCATAGAAATGTAAATTAGGAATCTGATTTTTAAAATAATTTAAAGGGCGTCTGCCTTCATGTAAAATAATGTTTACTATTTTCCCAAGAGTTGCCTGACCTTGATATACAGCTACTGTTTTCTTGATATCCTCAATAGTCTCATTTTTCTTTATTTCCTCTTTAGTAATAATATCTGTCACTTCGCTAATAACAGTTTCAGACAGACCCGCTTTTTTCAGGGAAGATGAAACCGATGTTTTTAATGTAGAATAGTCATAAAGCTCTTCTAATTGACGTTCAATTTTTTTACCTGGTTTTGAAAGGCCAAGTTTACGTCGAAAAATGTAACGCCTTTGCTCTAACTCATTTATAATCTCACAAGTTATTTTTACTAATTGCTTATAAGCATAATTATTTTTCAATCCATCTCGAGCACTTTTTTCTTCAAGACCGGATATTTCTTCCGATTCAACATGAACATACCCGGCAACCTGATTATTACCAATTTTCATAGATGGGTTTTGTACACGTTGCTCATTAAGCTTGAGCCAATCAAAATCTGCATCACCTAAAGGGCGTATACGAAATCCATTTCGATACACACCTATACCATTTACACTATTGAGTAATTGCCTTGCTTGTAGCCTGGTTACATATTGATTAGAGGAATCATCTTTTAAGCCTCTCTGAATCAGCTGATCGATTGCTTCTCCCTCACGATCGTAAACTCGCACATCAATTGTCAATGGTCCACAAGCTGTAAAACCACAGTCAAAAGATATACTCTCAATAACGCCATTTTTTATCTTTTGATTTTCGTATGTGAGAACTCCTTTCCCGTCAGGAGAAATAGTTCCACTGATTCTGTAGTCAAATAAATCAAGTATGGGATATGGAGTTATTTCTTCTCGGATATTCTTAGTATCATCCTCAAAGAAATTATCAAAGCACAACCATATTTTAAAATTGTCATCAAAAGTACTATCCGCTTTTGGGGGAATTAATCTCTTCAACTCAAAACGAAGCAGTTTTAGCGTTTCATCGTTCCAATATTCGTTTTCACTTATATCCGAATGCATTGTCAGGATGGTTCCAGGGGCTTGCTTTATATGCTCAGTTTGAACCGGAATATCAATTTGGTCCAAATATTCATAGTTAGAGAATTCTGACCACTTTACATACAGGGTGGTCTTAACGCCCTCTTTATCAACGGTCTCTAATTGCAGGTCATCACCGAGAATACTTGCCGCATATCGACCAATCCCTTTGCGTCCCTGCATGATTCGTCCACTAGGACTTTGACGCTTTTTAAGTTTATTGGCAGTTGATGGTACCAGCCATTTGCCGATTACATCGTCAGTTGACATTCCATGTCCATGGTCTTCTATACGAATTTCAAGCCAATTCCTTTCAGGAAGTCTCCTGAAACATATGATTGCGTCAGCAGAATCTGCATCATAGCAGTTCTTGACCAGCTCTACAATCGCTGCAAACTGGTCCT
This region of Clostridium sp. BNL1100 genomic DNA includes:
- a CDS encoding DUF5677 domain-containing protein, with translation MMSDSIINAPLTFSYRAIELYRNLTIGIAPFYKKEANINKYNQMVLTELFTQLYATGESILMLTSHGAIWEADILLRTLFEGTIKYIYMMQDDLDKKSDLIEEYYDIIPEMQKISDHGKAVEALSILKLSGVDKHPFQVSILDEDELKELKDKYSKSRIKELSQKWSYKNILGNLIVKDNKYEVLTTTLYTYSFSSHLIHYDGECLRQRSGALMNNAAKGDQILDLAHLLRIISNVLSLGTIRVSEYAKVYNLNVEQYKKNLNDNFAFLNEIDEISNQVVDGKY
- the vsr gene encoding DNA mismatch endonuclease Vsr; translated protein: MDIKSPNARSRNMSKIKNNKTKPEMFVRSLLYKNGFRYRANFTALPGKPDLFFSKAQVALFIHGCYWHRHDNCKYAYTPKSNVDFWIPKLEKNKLHDREIIQQLLSKNIRIIVIWECVIKKMQKDEDYCNKIFTEIVGFIKYETNNFLEI
- a CDS encoding response regulator, yielding MYKLLLIEDAAVDAEACQDTVKRMNIEAGEDAFQLCIAESYEKGIAELKNDYDGVIVDIKLDGDHNGNQIIRAIIEKYRVPVAVMTGTPDTELEEGSPIRIYKKGETSYEDIIKSLYRASSTGLFNVLGGTGIIEKVMNQIFWMNLYPQISLWQEKKEQGIDTEKVLLRYAISHIQELMDNEGTAYVTEEMYIKPPVVEGIKTGTIYHSNKDEKYYIVLSPPCDLAVHSGKIKTDRILICEIDNHDSVNQEVADKAQKRDKKKDNIENAIKNNYTDYYHWLPENSLFCGGYINFRKVITFSPAEFVTEFERPIIKIQEYFVKSILNRFSVYYARQGQPDFDFKAEMNSIVEKVCPKETA
- a CDS encoding sensor histidine kinase; translation: MSENEKTQISQIEQKLKALKIEKEKLLRDAAAIDGEYLSSYEIRPAGRHVLTIGEELIQDQFAAIVELVKNCYDADSADAIICFRRLPERNWLEIRIEDHGHGMSTDDVIGKWLVPSTANKLKKRQSPSGRIMQGRKGIGRYAASILGDDLQLETVDKEGVKTTLYVKWSEFSNYEYLDQIDIPVQTEHIKQAPGTILTMHSDISENEYWNDETLKLLRFELKRLIPPKADSTFDDNFKIWLCFDNFFEDDTKNIREEITPYPILDLFDYRISGTISPDGKGVLTYENQKIKNGVIESISFDCGFTACGPLTIDVRVYDREGEAIDQLIQRGLKDDSSNQYVTRLQARQLLNSVNGIGVYRNGFRIRPLGDADFDWLKLNEQRVQNPSMKIGNNQVAGYVHVESEEISGLEEKSARDGLKNNYAYKQLVKITCEIINELEQRRYIFRRKLGLSKPGKKIERQLEELYDYSTLKTSVSSSLKKAGLSETVISEVTDIITKEEIKKNETIEDIKKTVAVYQGQATLGKIVNIILHEGRRPLNYFKNQIPNLHFYGNRFEQNKDQGSVAEIIKLTTGITDNASVFVGLFGRLDPLSAKRRETKSEFSLAEALNGVASVFESECIKEKIIIDVQCPEDIKLCGWKQDIYTIFANLFDNSIFWIVEKKCLERKIIITAIKSGKELVIDYIDSGPGINNDLLESGVIFEPQFTTKPNGTGLGLSIAGEAAIRNGLTLTAVQDEKGAHFKVSAE